A single genomic interval of Musa acuminata AAA Group cultivar baxijiao chromosome BXJ3-4, Cavendish_Baxijiao_AAA, whole genome shotgun sequence harbors:
- the LOC135636376 gene encoding putative lipid-transfer protein DIR1 → MELKLRAVVVAMAMVLLMVAASTTKAADQSLCKMTQEGLAACKPCIAMVKPEEKPSEACCAALKQADLPCLCSYKNSDLLPYLGIDPKQAMQLPAKCNIAPPQPC, encoded by the coding sequence ATGGAGTTGAAGCTTAGGGCTGTGGTGGTCGCAATGGCGATGGTTCTCCTAATGGTGGCGGCATCCACCACGAAGGCGGCGGACCAGAGCCTGTGCAAGATGACCCAGGAGGGGCTGGCGGCGTGCAAGCCGTGCATCGCGATGGTGAAGCCGGAGGAGAAGCCGAGCGAGGCCTGCTGCGCGGCGTTGAAGCAGGCCGACCTGCCGTGCCTTTGTTCCTACAAGAACTCCGATCTACTGCCCTACCTCGGCATCGACCCCAAGCAGGCCATGCAGCTCCCCGCCAAGTGCAACATCGCTCCTCCCCAGCCATGCTGA
- the LOC135636107 gene encoding transcription factor bHLH77-like: MSSGPSNQLLQCFLNLNSDHSIDPDTQLGSAMSSFMSSQSSNSAAPAKSCGFRELGARLQRIDDSSEEVSPRSQFTDASGNSSPKGDLSKLDNVRRHLPQAMGGLTIAGNLALAHLDQFAACPGFVESAARFSSLDDQDRCWRSSHLELPGNAVLHSSVASNQFPTVRYAELWNSREETSVSDPISVSGEASLGAPRDSNAKKRKAPLKSKVKDTIQPKSVIDPPKVADEEDSDAKRWRSTGNNNEIGNEQNDGARTRGNGEEKQERESNDKPSEPPKDYVHVRARRGQATDTHSLAERVRREKISERMKLLQDLVPGCSKATGKAVMLDEIIDYVQSLQRQVEFLSMKLATVNPELDFNNLANFRANDMIQICRPVPDSVYQVEMSMASSHAKQPQQRNRISSHCFMNMLDPTCHLSLIAHQAYLNGIGDASSQLGTFWEDDLQSVASFWNFHGGT; the protein is encoded by the exons ATGAGTTCTGGACCGTCGAATCAATTGCTGCAGTGCTTTCTCAACCTGAATTCCGACCATTCCATCGATCCCGACACCCAACTTGGGTCCGCAATGAGTTCCTTCATGTCGTCTCAGTCGTCTAATTCAGCTGCCCCTGCCAAGAGCTGCGGCTTTCGTGAGCTCGGGGCACGTTTGCAGAGAATTGACGACTCGAGCGAGGAGGTCTCACCGCGGTCCCAATTCACGGATGCTTCTGGGAATTCGTCTCCAAAAGGCGATCTTTCCAAACTGGATAACGTTCGTCGACACTTGCCTCAGGCCATGGGAGGGCTAACTATCGCAGGCAATCTGGCCCTGGCACATTTGGATCAGTTTGCGGCATGCCCAGGTTTTGTGGAGAGCGCAGCAAGGTTTTCCAGCCTCGACGACCAGGATCGCTGTTGGCGCTCCAGCCATCTTGAGCTACCAGGGAATGCCGTGCTGCATTCCAGCGTAGCAAGCAACCAGTTTCCGACGGTGAGATATGCCGAGTTGTGGAACTCTAGAGAGGAAACATCGGTATCCGATCCGATTTCTGTGAGTGGAGAAGCAAGCTTAGGAGCTCCCAGAGATAGCAACGCGAAGAAGCGAAAAGCTCCTCTGAAGAGCAAAGTGAAGGATACTATTCAACCGAAATCCGTCATTGATCCTCCCAAG GTGGCAGACGAAGAGGATTCTGATGCAAAGAGATGGCGATCGACGGGGAACAATAACGAGATTGGCAATGAGCAAAATGATGGTGCCAGAACTAGAGGGAATGGTGAAGAGAAGCAGGAAAGAGAAAGCAATGACAAGCCCTCAGAGCCTCCCAAGGACTACGTTCATGTCAGGGCGAGAAGAGGCCAAGCAACCGATACCCACAGCCTAGCAGAAAGG GTGAGAAGAGAAAAGATCAGCGAACGAATGAAGTTACTACAAGATCTCGTTCCAGGCTGCAGTAAG GCAACCGGCAAGGCGGTCATGCTTGATGAGATTATAGACTATGTGCAGTCGTTGCAGCGCCAAGTCGAG TTTCTGTCCATGAAGCTGGCCACTGTAAACCCTGAGTTGGATTTCAACAATTTGGCAAATTTCCGTGCCAATGAT ATGATACAAATTTGTAGGCCTGTGCCAGATTCAGTGTATCAAGTTGAAATGAGCATGGCATCATCACATGCTAAGCAACCTCAACAGAGGAACAGAATAAGTTCTCATTGCTTCATGAACATGTTAGACCCCACTTGTCATCTAAGTCTCATTGCACATCAGGCTTACCTTAATGGAATTGGAGATGCTTCATCGCAG CTTGGGACTTTCTGGGAGGATGATCTCCAAAGTGTTGCTTCCTTTTGGAACTTCCATGGTG GGACATGA